In Helicobacter mastomyrinus, the sequence TGGCAAAGATTTGATAATCACGTGAGAGTGTTTTTAGAATCTGCGCTACCCCCTCGCTCTCCTCCCCACTCAAATTCGCATCAATCTCATCAAGCACTAAAATCCCTTTACGTGGCTGTAATTCCATATCAATACACATCATCACCAAACGCAAACGATTATACTCACCTGATGAAATCACATTCACATCGCTATCCCCTAGCCTTAATTCACATTCGCTTATGCCCTTTTGATATAAAGGCACTTCTTTAAGCAACAAATGGCTTTGCTTTAATCGCAGCTGTGTGCAAAGATGTTCAATCCGTGCGTTTAAATCCTTTGCGCATTTTTGGCGATTGTGATGGAGGGTTTGAGCATTTGCTTCACAAGTAGCCTCAAGGGCTTGAATCTGCTTTTGTAGGGCTTGTTTATCAAAGCTTAAATGCTCATATTGGGCTAACTTTTGCTTCTGCCCTTGCAAATAGTTAAGCGCGTTTGTAATACTCCCAAATTTGCGGATAAGCTCGGCAAGTCCTGCGATTTTATCAAGCAGCTCCTCTACATTCATCAGCTCAAGATTCTCCATTCGCTCTGCTTCTTGCTCCACAATCGCCTCAAACTCGCTCAAACCATCAATGAGATTAGGACAGCTCTTATCCACAAGATTCAAAAAACCCTCAAAACTTTGGCTTAATTCTAGCACCTCCCGTACTTTTAAGAGTTGCTCTTTAATCTTTTCTTGCTTGCTTAGCATTTTTTTAAGGTTTAAAAGCTCCTCATACTCACCCTCTTTAGGATTAATCTTTTCAATTTTAGCGATTTCAAATGCCGCAAATTCTTTTAAAGACGTGATATTTGCTTCATTGGATTCTATCTCTTTAAGCTGCTCTTTTAAGGTGCATAATTGTTTAAAATCGCTCTCATAAGTGGTCAGTGTGCTTTTATGAACGCTATGCTTTTTTGCGATAAAGTTATCTAAGATTCTTAAAATATTGCTATTTTTTAGCTCATCTGCCCCTTTGGTGCTAATATGTTTGGCAAAGCCATGGACAATATCGTGGAGCTTTTTTTTGGAGCTTGAAGCGTGGTTTAGAAAATAGCGCGTTTTATCCTTTTTTAAAATGCTTAAGACGATTTCATCTTCGTCCTCCTCGTGCGGGATACCATAACCCTCCCAATCAAAATTCATAGTTTCAACATTAATATTTGCTTCAATCAAATCCGCATTGCTCTCCTTAATCCCAAAAATCGCCAATAAGGATTCCATAAATACGGATTTCCCGCTCCCACTCGCGCCGCTAAAGACATTAAATCCCTCCTGCATATACAGCTCTACATCTTTAAAGGCAGGGGAATTATGGATTAAGATACGCTTAATCATTGACTTGCTCCTTATGCTTGGCTAATATTCATCGCCCCATTTAAACTTTTCTTTCAACACATTAAAATAATCTCTTGTGCGGGGGTAAATCAACATCGCGCTTTGCTTGAGGGCTTGAATCTGCACCTTGTGAAAGGGCATAATATCAATCATCTCCTGCCCATCGATAATGAGCTTTGCCCTCTGCTTTGGACGAAATTCTAGCACAAATTCATCATTAAGCACTAAAGGGCATTGCGTGAGGGAATGCGGTGCGATGGGGGTAAGCAAGATATTGCGACAATAAGGATAAATCACCGAGCCACCTGCACTAATATTATACGCCGTAGAACCTGTAGGAGTGCCAATAATCAAGCCATCGCAACCATAGGTATTAAAATGCTTCCCATCAATATGCGCATCAATGCTCACCATACCGCTTAAATCGTGCTTAGAAATCAAAAATTCATTAATGGCTATAAATGTGTGCATGGCTTCCTGCTGCGTTTGGGTATCATATACCTTTGCTTGAAGCACAAGATGATTTTGCAATGTATAATCCCCGCTTTTAAGATTTGGAATAAAGCTTTTAAGGCTATCGGGCATAATAGCCGTGAGGAAGCCTAGCCGCCCGGTATTAATCCCCATACATGGCAGCCTATACTCAAAAGCACGACGAAGCATAGAAATAAGCGTCCCATCGCCACCTAGGCTAAAGAGTGCATCACATTGCGTGGCGATATATGAAAAATCCCGCCCAAGCAGCTCAATCATACCCCCGCTTATGCTCTCTAAGCTCACCTCTATACCCGCATTATTTAGTTCCTCACACACTTGTAAGAATACACCCTTTAGCTCTGGGCTTGATGGACGCAGAACAATACCTACCTTTTGCAATGGTGGATTTAGCTTATTCATATTTATCTCCATTAATTGCGGGTTTATAATCCTTAACTTAAAGCTACGTGGCATTTTATCACAATAATGTAGCCATAGTGAATCTAATCTTATGAATGCTTGAGCGCCCATAATCTTAATTCTTTATGTGGGGTTGTGCCCTAAAAATAAAACTAAACTCCCCTGTAAATAAGCCTAAATGGTAGTTTCAGCTACAAAATCAGTAGAATAATTATAGATTCTAGCCAAGTTTCGAATTAAATTATATCTTAGCTTTATGCAAGGAGATGATGAATTTATTTTTAAATGACAAATGAAGCGTATAAATTATATTAAGGCTTGATATTGCGCACTACAACTTACACTTTAGCTATATATCAATAAATCCTATTTGCAATAAGCTAAATTATTGACAAAATCCTTTCTTTTTTGAGATATCCAAAGTAATAAAAACAATCATTTGTTTCCAAAAGATTAAAAAAAGCTTGTCTAAAATGTATCAATTTTACACATTAAACATAAAGCCTATTTTTATTACGTATAAATTAAACACACTTAGTCTATGATTGAATCCTAAATTTTAACTTTTTAGATACGGAGGAAAAGATGGGTTTTATTGATTCTATTAAGGCACAGGCAAAGGCGCGTAAAAAAACGATTGTTTTGCCTGAAGTAACGGACTTGCGCACGATTGAAGCGGCTGTAAAGATTCTCAATGAGGGCTTTGCTGACTTAATTTTATTAGGAGAGCAAGATGAGATTTGCAAAAGGGCTAAAGATCAGCTCTCTCATCTCCCAACAGATGTGTTACAAAAGGCATCTTTTATCACGCTCAAAGATGAAGCACTCCTTGATGAACTTATTGCACTTTTAGTGAAATTACGAGGGCATAAAGGTATGGATAGCGCAAAAGCAAAAGAGTTGCTACTAAATGATTGTCTCTATTTTGGCGCAGCTCTTGTCAAATCAGGCAAAGCTGATGGTATGGTAGCGGGAGCGATTCACGCTACTTCTAGTGTGCTACGTGCGGCGTTGCAGATTGTAGGCACAGCAGCAGATTCTAAGCTTGTTTCAAGCTTTTTCATTATGGTAGTGCCTGATTGTACTTATGGGTTACAGGGGACATTTGTGTTTGCTGATTGTGGGCTTTGCCAAAATCCTAATGCCGAAGAACTTGCACACATTGCGCTTTCATCTGCTAAGAGTTTTGAATCTATCACTCATAATGAGCCGCTTGTAGCAATGCTAAGTCATTCTACCTATGGTAGCGCAAGCCACCCTGATGTGGATAAAGTCATAGAAGCTACCAAAATCGCAAAAAGCCTCGCTCCACACCTTAAAGTCGATGGGGAATTGCAACTTGATGCAGCAATCGTGCCAAGTGTCGGTGAATCTAAAGCTAAAGGCTCACAGGTTGCAGGAAAGGCAAATGTGCTTGTGTTCCCCGATTTAGACGCGGGGAACATCGGCTACAAGCTCGTGCAGAGATTTGCTAAGGCTGAAGCTTATGGACCTATCGCACAAGGTATGAGTGCACCCATCAATGATTTATCACGAGGGTGTAGTGCTGATGATATAGTAGGTGTAGTAGCTATTAGCGCACTTCAAGCCAAATAAATCCAAATCAAAAAAAGGAGAAAAAATGAATGTTTTAGTCGTTAATTGTGGAAGTTCATCTTTAAAGTTTCAGCTTATTGATGCTGATACAGAGAAGGTTTTAGCAAGCGGTATATGCGATAGAATCGGTATTGATGGCAGTGTGCTTAACTACAAAAATGCTGCAGGAAAAAAATATGAGCAAAAAGAGCCTATACCCAACCATACTAAAGCCATTGAAATGGTGCTAGAATCGCTTATCAATAAAGAATATGGCACGATTAGCTCACTTGAAGATATTCACGCCATTGGGCATCGTGTAGTTCATGGGGGGGAATTTTTCAAAGAATCTGTACTCATCAATGATTATGTGATTGATCGCATTAAAGAATGCTCTGATCTCGCGCCATTACACAATCCTGCACATTTGATGGGCATTGAGGCGTGTAAAGCGAAAATGCCAAACACGCCTATGGTTGTAGTTTTTGACACAGCATTTCATCAAACTATGCCACCAAAAGCTTATATTTATGGTGTGCCTTATGAATGGTATGAGAAGCATAAAGTGCGTAGATATGGATTCCACGGGACGAGTCATAAATATGTATCACAAAAAACTGCCGAATTTTTAGGGCTTGATTATTATAATTCTAAGATTATCGTCTGCCATTTGGGGAATGGTTCATCAATTTCAGCTATTAAAAATGGCGAGTGCGTGGATACAAGTATGGGGCTTACACCGCTAGAGGGCTTAATTATGGGGACACGAAGTGGGGATTTAGACCCTGCGATTTTAGAGTATATCTCTAAGCGCGAGGATTTAGATATTCAAAGTCTGCTTAATATCCTTAACAAAAAATCCGGTGTGCTTGGAATCTCTGGGCTTTCAAGTGATTTTAGAGATTTGCTTGATGCAGATTTAGGGGGGAATGAACGCGCTAAACTCGCACGGGTTGCCTTTGCCTATCGTGTGATGAAATATGTAGGGGCGTATTGTGCGGCGATGAATGGTGTTGATGCGGTGAGCTTCTGCGCTGGTGTGGGAGAAAATGCAAAATTCATACGCGGTATGATTGTGAATAATCTCGCATTTTTGGGTGTCAAACTCGATGAAGAAGCAAATAATATTTGTGGCAAAGAAGCCATCATCTCTACGGCAGATTCTAAAGTAAAAGTGTGCGTGATACCCACTAATGAAGAACTTGTCATCGCTAGAGATACAAAAACTATCGTTTCTCAACTCTAAATAAACTTTCAAAGGAAGTCTATGCAAAATATACTCAAAATAGAGCAAATGCTTTTTATCTGCATTGACGTGCAAGAAAAATTAGTAGGGGTAATGGCGGATAAAGAAAAGCTTATTAAAAGCACTAATATACTTTTAGAATCTGCCCAAGAACTGCATATCCCCACACTTATTACCGAACAATATCCCAAAGGATTAGGCAAAACGCATAATGCAGTAAAGATTCCTCCTCACGCACAAATACTAGAAAAAACACATTTTAGTATTTTTGGCGATGAAAAAATCGCTCAATATATCGCACAAAGCAAGGCAAAAATGCTTATTCTCTTTGGGATTGAAAGCCATATTTGCGTCTTGCAAAGCATTATAGAAGCACAGAATCTAGGCTATAAATGCCTCCTTGCTGCTGATGCGTGTAGCTCAAGAGAGGTGCAAAACTACCAACTTGCTCTAGCATTTTTCCACGCTCAAGGTGTAGAAGTGCTGCCTAGTGAATCTATTCTTTTTAGAATCTTGGGTGATTGCAAGCACCCATCATTTAAAGCCATATCCACACTTGTAAAATAGCTCTCTTTTATTATCATCTTATCTCTCTACCCTCGGTAGTCCATCATTACCGAGGCAAACAATGCAACATAATCTTTGTTTTATCAACTCACAAATTTATGAGCCCCGACAAAGGAATTAACTTTGCTTTTTGAAAGTTATAATATAATAGTATTTAAAGAAGTGATACGGAGGATTCGACCCTACAATGAATGTGGCGCTTACACAAAACTATATTCAAATCACCGTTGAAGAAGAAAGCGACTTCTTACATAAAGCCCTCGGGTATGCTGAAAAATATTTTTCCAAAAGCTACCGCTTATCACGCACAATTTTAATCTTAGATGATGGAGAGCGCTTTAAAAAAGATTATCTTGTGAATTGGGCTTATCACGCCTTTGGGCAAGATGAAAAACATCAAAGAATCCATCATCTCCTTGATAACTTAGACAGCCCCGAAAACCAATCCCCTGCCCAAGATGAGGTGCAATCCATACAAACACCCCTAGAGGAGCCTCTGCAGGATTTAAAATATCTGCTTGATTTTACCTATCTGCCTATACGCATTAAAATTGTGAATAAAAATGCTCTGATAGAGCGTGTAAAAATCGCTTTGCGGATTCTTAATACCAAGCGCGTGATGCTTAGAATGGATAAAGCCAACAATGTAGCAAGGCGCTATATTGCAAATATTTTCGAAGATTATTATGTAGGTTGCGATAGAAATGAAATTTATTTAGATAGCACAAAGCCTTATTTTTGGGATAGCATTATGAATCTTATTAGTTTTAAGGTGATCCATAATGTAATTTTGGACTTTGATTATGATAGTTTTGCCAATCGTGGAGGATTGGGGAGTTTTGAATCCTCTTTCCTTACCGATGAGGAGAGAATCTTGCGTGGCTGTTATATGACACTAGAATGCCATTATCAAGATGATTTTGAGCAAGTAAAAAAAAGTTACCTCAAACTTGCTAAAGAATATCACCCTGACAATGTCTTTGGGCAAGAAGCGCATATCATAGAAAGTTATAATGACAGATTTAGGAAGATTCAAGAAGCGTATGAGAGGATTAAAAACTACACAAAAGCTTCTTAGCAAATACAAATGGAGGGGAGAGATATGCGTTTTGTTTTACTACTTTTATTCTTAATTTTTCATTTTATACATCTTAATGCGGAACAATACAAGGCTACAAGACACTTTCCAGAGCTAAAGCAAAAAGGGGAGGTTACTCGCTCCTCACTTGATATTGCAGAAATATGGGGTTATTGGGCGATTTATAATGGCGAGATAGAGCTAAGCGGCGTTTTAGAATTAGCCGACTATGGCGGTATGAATATGCACAAACTTTATGGTCACATTGGTGCATTAAGTGTATTGAACTTTTACCCTGATACTGCCACTTTAAAGCAAATACCTTTTGTTTTTCCCTATACCAATTTTGGTTCTCGTTCGTATATGCCTTATAATGCAGACGCATTCAAATTGCTTGGCATACATTTAAGAAATTTGCAGTGGTGGAAAGAGCATTTTGATGATGACCCCCCGCATTATCATTGAAATTATAAGGCGCAATGAGCATTCAAGCAATAATACTCTACCTCCATCTCTCACAAAGCCAATTTATGGCGCAAGTGCAGTAAGGGAAAAGTGCGACTAAAAAATCATAGAACAAGCAGTAGTGATTATACAGAATCTATCAAAAATGCCAAACAAGAAAAAATCAAAACAAACCCACATTTTAATTACTCTGCTCATTATTTTGCAGATGCTAAACTCATCTCCATTGAACTTTTGGGCGATGTGGTAGTGAAGTATTTTCCTCGCCCAAAGGCAGAGGATTATGGCTTTATTCTTAAATATAATTCAAAAGATGAATATATCAATCTCCGCCAAAGCCCAAATGGCAAGATTCTCATAACAACAATATAGACGACTATTGCAGGCAACTTTGTGGAGGCATAAAACATTTGCAGTGGATAAATGCTATGCTTGATAGAGAGAAACCAATATGGCTGCCTGTCGTGTATTTTCCACCTAATGTAACTGATGGCAGTGGAGCTATATATGGCTATATCCACAACTCGCAGTTAAGTAGATTCTATCATTCCTTTGGCACTCTTTAGGCAGAGTGTGTGAGGACATTAATTTTTGGAGGAGTTATCCTAGAAACTAAAGATATATCTCACACCAGCATTGTAAATATGTGAGGCTGTTATTTTTAATGCCGGTTGATATATATTTTGCAATTTCGTATCTATAAAAGGCACACGAGCTGCAATTTCTATACTATGATGTCTGCCAAATTGACTTCTTAAACCAGCATTAAGTGCAACATTTAGCCCTGTTTGTTCATAATCTTTGACATCTAAATCCCTGCCATACCAAGTATTGGCACCAACTCCTACGCCCACAAATACACCAAAATTCGCATTTGCACTTGCAATCAAATTATAAAGTGCATCAACATTTACTCCATAATCCGCTACACTCGCTTTGAGTTTCTCACTTGTGCCTTTTACTTTTACGCTTGTATCTGCATAAGTAGTGAAGTTTACGTAATAACGCAATCCAAAGTTAGGAGTAAAGAATTGCTTATAACCAGCAATAACTTCATAGCTTATGCCATTCAAATCCAACTTTTCACCCTCATTAAATTGAAAGCCACCATAGCCTACACCAACACCTACAAATCCACCACTTTCTTCAGCTACAAGAGCAGAACCAGCTAAAGCTAAAGCTACTGCAGAGCTTAAGCACACATTTTTGATTGTTTTCATTAAAAACCACCTTTTCTAAAATTGATTTTGCATTGATAATGCGAAATTCAATTCTACCCCCCCCCCCCCCCCCCCATATTTTGCTTAAAAGCAAAAGGTTTGATAAGAAAAAAAATATATTTATGTAGAAAAATGTAGCAATATGGAGAGAATCTTAAGTCTAAAGGTGTATTTTTAAACATCGCCCTCATTGTTTTAACATTACTCACATTCCATTTATCCAAAGGTGCATTGAATGCGCTCGCATTCTAAGACATACAAAAAGCTCATATTTGTAATGTTGCTTGTGTCAATATTTTTAAAATCAATATTTTCAGAGGTGAGAATGGGTATAGAATAAAATTGGCAACAAGTTTCTTCGGGTCTATCTCCCTAAACATTAAAATAGCTTTTTCATTCTTTCCTATGAGTGTTACACCAAAAGATTTATCTAAAGTATTTTCTTTACACTTTCTACATTTTCAAAAACAAGAGATTTAGAATCTCTTAATGCCTTTATTCCAAATGCAACTGCCCCCACACAAGCTAAAAACACAAATCCAAAGATAATTTGTCTTTTCATTTTCTCTCCTTGATTATTTTCTTAAATTTACTTTATAACTTAACGAAAATATTAAGAGGAATTAGGCTTTAATACATAAGCAATAAAAGTAGGGGGGGGGGGATTAGTAGATTCACTCTGTGAAATCTTATATGTGTAAGAATCTTTAATTATATTACAAGCCTTTCTTGCCATTGCTGCTCCCCCGAAGTTTTAAAATGTCGCATTATAAAATAATTTTGCTTAAACATCTTAATCTGCATATTTTAAGGCTTCTTAATAAGATACCTTATCGTAGCTCCTAGCTGCTCTACTCCTAACACTTCATAGCCGTGATTTTTCGCATCAATGGGGATATTATTAATGCTTTGTGGGCAATCACTTAGCACTTCCAAAATCTCGCCACTTTTAAGCTCGGGCAAAACCTCCAGAGTTCTTACCGCAGGATAAGGGCAAGGCTCACCTTGCAAGTCTAATCTAAAATTTGGGATAATTTCTTGTTGCATATTCTCCTCCTTTATGCGCGTTCAAATCGTTTATTTTTGGCAAAATATCGCCGCTCAAGAAACAGCACAAAGGCAAGGAATGCAAAAAGCAGCACATAGCTTACCACCAAGCCACCATAATTACCAAAGGATTCTAAAAGATTGATTTTAGGGAAGCTTGTCGCAAGTGGCACAGAATAATAATCCCAAGTCGCTGCCAAAAGCGTAGAACCAATGACATTACCAACACCTACAATCCAATAATGCACCTGCCCCTCAACCGCGCGATACATCCAGCCACATTCACACCCTCCTGCAATCACAATACCAAAGCCAAAGAGCAATCCGCCAATCACTGCATTTGGTGCAGCCCACATAATTTTAGGTGGAAGTCCAAGCATAATGTAACTAAAAACGCCAATAGTTGAAACCATCATTCCCACAATCACCGCTCTTGCCATATATCCACGCCCTGTGATAAATAAATCCCTAAAGGCAGAAGTAAAGCAAATCTGCGCACGCGAGATGATAAAGCCAAATCCCACACCAAATACAACTGCAAGCGCTAAAATCGGAATCTTTTTACCCTCTGGAATATTGCCATACGCCATTAGATACGCTACCCAAACGCCAATTCCAACTAATACCAAAACACCAAGTGCAAAAAGGAGTTTTGCCCTACTCTGATTTTCTTTGCTATTTCCAATGTCTTTTTGCGCACTGACTTTCTCTAGCTTTGTATGAGAGCGAAAAAGTGGGAGTAAAACAACCTTTGTACCTAGCCACACACCAACAAGCGTCATAATCGTAAAAAACCACGCGTGCAAGCTAAATTATCCCTCATCACTCTCTAATACTATAAATCTGCTTCTTATTTTTGAATTATACGTCTATTGCTTTTGTTTCTGCTTTGCTTTCAGTTTATTTTTAGCCATTTTTCCATACTATTACAAATCATTCTTATTATTTGTATGAATGTTACCCAAAATTTCAAGGAGTATATATGAATAAATCGTATTTCAACCTCACCGCTGCATTGCTTGTATGCACGAGTCTCTTGGCAGATTCTCAAAGCAGTGAAGTGAGTGGGGGGGGGGGCATATAACAACTCACCAGCAAAAGAACCCTTCAAAAGCATAAATCTTGGTCGCTCTGTGATTACTGCCTCTGGTTTTGAACAGGATTTAAATATCGCCCCTGCCTCTATTTCTGTAGTAACCCCACAAGATATACAATCCCGCCCTGTGAGAGACTTAGCCGAAGCCTTAGCTAATGTGCCCGGCGTAAGCATAGATTCTGGTGTAACCAAAACGGGGGGCTATGGTATCTCTATTCGCGGTATGGGGACAGCTTATACACTCATTCTCATTGATGGCAAAAGAGTAAATGCAGATTCTAGCACTTTCCCTAATGGCTTTGGAGATTCTGTAACCTCATTTATGCCACCACTCAGTGCGATTGAAAGAATCGAAGTGATTAGAGGACCTGCCTCCACACTCTATGGAAGTGATGCTATTGGCGGTGTAGTAAATATCATCACAAAGAAAAATTATGAACAATGGGGCTCAAATATCACCTATGATTACACTTTTCAAGAATCTCGCCCCTTTGGCAATACCCAAAGTATTAATTTCTATACCGCAGGTCCACTTAATACTGCTAAAACTCTGGGCTTAATATTACGCAGTAGAATCTATACCCGCGATGGCATATCTAATAGCGATTTAGCCGTAGCCCCAAATCACACAGGCGTTACAAGCAATAGTGGACAAAATAATGCCACTTCAGCCACCGCCTCGCAAATTGTAGGCTCTGCACCGGGTAGAATCTACAATGTAGGCACGAGGATTAATTGGAGCAGCACAGAATCTGTTGGTAAAAAGCCCAAAAATAATGTCTATTTAGACATTGACTACTCACAGCAAAGCTATGATAACTCACAAGGCTTAGTAATGAGTAATCGTAATGCAAACTC encodes:
- a CDS encoding AAA family ATPase is translated as MIKRILIHNSPAFKDVELYMQEGFNVFSGASGSGKSVFMESLLAIFGIKESNADLIEANINVETMNFDWEGYGIPHEEDEDEIVLSILKKDKTRYFLNHASSSKKKLHDIVHGFAKHISTKGADELKNSNILRILDNFIAKKHSVHKSTLTTYESDFKQLCTLKEQLKEIESNEANITSLKEFAAFEIAKIEKINPKEGEYEELLNLKKMLSKQEKIKEQLLKVREVLELSQSFEGFLNLVDKSCPNLIDGLSEFEAIVEQEAERMENLELMNVEELLDKIAGLAELIRKFGSITNALNYLQGQKQKLAQYEHLSFDKQALQKQIQALEATCEANAQTLHHNRQKCAKDLNARIEHLCTQLRLKQSHLLLKEVPLYQKGISECELRLGDSDVNVISSGEYNRLRLVMMCIDMELQPRKGILVLDEIDANLSGEESEGVAQILKTLSRDYQIFAISHQTHMPSLADNHYLVEKRGQSSVITKLDFEGRVQEVARIISGSNITPQALEFARTHLSK
- a CDS encoding NAD(+)/NADH kinase; translation: MNKLNPPLQKVGIVLRPSSPELKGVFLQVCEELNNAGIEVSLESISGGMIELLGRDFSYIATQCDALFSLGGDGTLISMLRRAFEYRLPCMGINTGRLGFLTAIMPDSLKSFIPNLKSGDYTLQNHLVLQAKVYDTQTQQEAMHTFIAINEFLISKHDLSGMVSIDAHIDGKHFNTYGCDGLIIGTPTGSTAYNISAGGSVIYPYCRNILLTPIAPHSLTQCPLVLNDEFVLEFRPKQRAKLIIDGQEMIDIMPFHKVQIQALKQSAMLIYPRTRDYFNVLKEKFKWGDEY
- the pta gene encoding phosphate acetyltransferase — encoded protein: MGFIDSIKAQAKARKKTIVLPEVTDLRTIEAAVKILNEGFADLILLGEQDEICKRAKDQLSHLPTDVLQKASFITLKDEALLDELIALLVKLRGHKGMDSAKAKELLLNDCLYFGAALVKSGKADGMVAGAIHATSSVLRAALQIVGTAADSKLVSSFFIMVVPDCTYGLQGTFVFADCGLCQNPNAEELAHIALSSAKSFESITHNEPLVAMLSHSTYGSASHPDVDKVIEATKIAKSLAPHLKVDGELQLDAAIVPSVGESKAKGSQVAGKANVLVFPDLDAGNIGYKLVQRFAKAEAYGPIAQGMSAPINDLSRGCSADDIVGVVAISALQAK
- a CDS encoding acetate kinase, with product MNVLVVNCGSSSLKFQLIDADTEKVLASGICDRIGIDGSVLNYKNAAGKKYEQKEPIPNHTKAIEMVLESLINKEYGTISSLEDIHAIGHRVVHGGEFFKESVLINDYVIDRIKECSDLAPLHNPAHLMGIEACKAKMPNTPMVVVFDTAFHQTMPPKAYIYGVPYEWYEKHKVRRYGFHGTSHKYVSQKTAEFLGLDYYNSKIIVCHLGNGSSISAIKNGECVDTSMGLTPLEGLIMGTRSGDLDPAILEYISKREDLDIQSLLNILNKKSGVLGISGLSSDFRDLLDADLGGNERAKLARVAFAYRVMKYVGAYCAAMNGVDAVSFCAGVGENAKFIRGMIVNNLAFLGVKLDEEANNICGKEAIISTADSKVKVCVIPTNEELVIARDTKTIVSQL
- a CDS encoding isochorismatase family protein; its protein translation is MQNILKIEQMLFICIDVQEKLVGVMADKEKLIKSTNILLESAQELHIPTLITEQYPKGLGKTHNAVKIPPHAQILEKTHFSIFGDEKIAQYIAQSKAKMLILFGIESHICVLQSIIEAQNLGYKCLLAADACSSREVQNYQLALAFFHAQGVEVLPSESILFRILGDCKHPSFKAISTLVK
- a CDS encoding J domain-containing protein encodes the protein MNVALTQNYIQITVEEESDFLHKALGYAEKYFSKSYRLSRTILILDDGERFKKDYLVNWAYHAFGQDEKHQRIHHLLDNLDSPENQSPAQDEVQSIQTPLEEPLQDLKYLLDFTYLPIRIKIVNKNALIERVKIALRILNTKRVMLRMDKANNVARRYIANIFEDYYVGCDRNEIYLDSTKPYFWDSIMNLISFKVIHNVILDFDYDSFANRGGLGSFESSFLTDEERILRGCYMTLECHYQDDFEQVKKSYLKLAKEYHPDNVFGQEAHIIESYNDRFRKIQEAYERIKNYTKAS
- a CDS encoding outer membrane beta-barrel protein; the protein is MKTIKNVCLSSAVALALAGSALVAEESGGFVGVGVGYGGFQFNEGEKLDLNGISYEVIAGYKQFFTPNFGLRYYVNFTTYADTSVKVKGTSEKLKASVADYGVNVDALYNLIASANANFGVFVGVGVGANTWYGRDLDVKDYEQTGLNVALNAGLRSQFGRHHSIEIAARVPFIDTKLQNIYQPALKITASHIYNAGVRYIFSF
- the yedF gene encoding sulfurtransferase-like selenium metabolism protein YedF, whose protein sequence is MQQEIIPNFRLDLQGEPCPYPAVRTLEVLPELKSGEILEVLSDCPQSINNIPIDAKNHGYEVLGVEQLGATIRYLIKKP
- a CDS encoding YeeE/YedE thiosulfate transporter family protein yields the protein MHAWFFTIMTLVGVWLGTKVVLLPLFRSHTKLEKVSAQKDIGNSKENQSRAKLLFALGVLVLVGIGVWVAYLMAYGNIPEGKKIPILALAVVFGVGFGFIISRAQICFTSAFRDLFITGRGYMARAVIVGMMVSTIGVFSYIMLGLPPKIMWAAPNAVIGGLLFGFGIVIAGGCECGWMYRAVEGQVHYWIVGVGNVIGSTLLAATWDYYSVPLATSFPKINLLESFGNYGGLVVSYVLLFAFLAFVLFLERRYFAKNKRFERA